A genomic segment from Nicotiana tabacum cultivar K326 chromosome 7, ASM71507v2, whole genome shotgun sequence encodes:
- the LOC142162384 gene encoding uncharacterized protein LOC142162384: MAVTDQTDEATTTTAITTMQTTIDAGSPLYIHPSDSPGSSLVLVSFDGIGYRSRRRSVLRALSVKNKLGFIIGDTEKPLVTSPLFRQWERCDDMVTSWILNSLSRDIADSVEYVNNSVELWKELQDRYDQTNGAKLYQIQKEINDLS; this comes from the coding sequence ATGGCGGTCACAGATCAAACTGATGAAGCGACCACAACCACAGCAATAACGACGATGCAGACCACAATCGATGCTGGGAGTCCCCTGTACATACATCCTTCCGATAGCCCAGGATCCAGTctagttctagtatcttttgatGGGATTGGATACCGCTCCCGGAGGAGGAGTGTGCTCAGAGCCCTTTCAGTGAAGAACAAGCTAGGGTTCATTATTGGAGATACAGAAAAACCTCTTGTGACTTCTCCACTCTTTCGCCAATGGGAAAGGTGTGATGATATGGTCACCTCGTGGATTTTAAATTCCTTATCGAGAGATATAGCTGACAGTGTTGAGTACGTGAACAATTCTGTTGAGTTGTGGAAAGAGCTACAGGATCGATATGATCAGACGAACGGGGCCAAGCTGTACCAAATTCAGAAGGAAATCAACGACTTAAGTTAG